Proteins from a genomic interval of Yoonia sp. GPGPB17:
- a CDS encoding TauD/TfdA dioxygenase family protein, giving the protein MLFFKEQKEIPPDQHVAFGKRFGPLHAHPAAPTMEGFPGIFEIHATKNSKVANGEFWHSDVSCDETPPLGTMLQIHILPLCGGDTMFSDMYAAYDDLSEPLKGMLGGLSALHSSEHIYKGRYSDRVSEGYRY; this is encoded by the coding sequence GTGCTGTTCTTCAAAGAACAAAAGGAAATCCCGCCAGACCAACACGTGGCTTTTGGCAAACGCTTTGGCCCGTTGCATGCCCATCCCGCCGCCCCCACGATGGAAGGGTTTCCAGGGATATTTGAAATTCATGCGACCAAGAATTCGAAAGTCGCCAATGGCGAGTTCTGGCATTCTGACGTTTCTTGTGATGAGACGCCGCCGCTGGGAACGATGTTGCAAATTCACATTTTGCCGCTGTGCGGGGGCGACACGATGTTTAGTGATATGTATGCCGCCTATGATGATTTGTCAGAGCCGCTGAAAGGGATGCTTGGTGGGCTATCCGCGCTACACAGTTCGGAACACATCTATAAAGGTCGCTACAGTGACCGGGTTTCAGAAGGATACAGATATTGA
- a CDS encoding HesB/IscA family protein, translating to MFTVPPKVTPRAFERLAEIGASAQGKALRIAVEGGGCSGFQYEIDLDEAKDDDLLLSEQGETVVIDSVSLPFLADAVIDFSEELIGARFVINNPNATSSCGCGTSFSM from the coding sequence ATGTTCACTGTCCCACCGAAAGTCACACCCCGCGCGTTTGAAAGACTGGCCGAGATCGGGGCCTCTGCTCAGGGCAAGGCTCTGCGGATCGCCGTGGAGGGTGGCGGATGTTCAGGCTTTCAGTATGAAATCGACCTTGATGAAGCCAAGGATGATGATCTTTTATTGTCGGAACAGGGTGAAACCGTCGTGATTGACAGCGTGTCCTTGCCGTTTTTGGCGGATGCTGTGATTGATTTTAGCGAAGAGCTGATTGGCGCGCGCTTTGTGATCAACAACCCCAATGCGACGTCATCTTGCGGGTGCGGGACATCGTTTTCGATGTGA
- a CDS encoding GNAT family N-acetyltransferase, with product MFVGKRLLLRNWAAKDRICLDAILGDPEVMQFSDTGALGKPDQLAWLHNQLSHVSSYGLPGNLAVELKETGHVIGYVSLSRDLARVSRQDAEIGIRLARSSWGHGYAAEAIRTLIDAVRPTDRIVAIVDPHNHRSLKLLRSVGLIYDSEIMFAGCDYADHLYTLG from the coding sequence ATGTTTGTGGGGAAACGGCTGCTACTACGAAACTGGGCTGCGAAAGATCGCATATGTTTGGACGCCATACTTGGTGACCCCGAAGTGATGCAGTTCAGTGATACGGGGGCTCTCGGCAAACCAGATCAACTGGCCTGGCTTCACAATCAGCTGTCGCATGTGTCGTCATATGGGCTGCCTGGCAACCTTGCTGTTGAACTCAAAGAAACGGGACATGTTATAGGCTATGTGAGCCTTTCCAGAGATCTGGCGCGGGTCAGTCGTCAGGATGCGGAGATCGGGATCCGTCTCGCGCGGTCGTCATGGGGACATGGTTATGCCGCTGAAGCGATACGAACACTCATTGATGCGGTAAGACCCACGGACAGAATTGTCGCAATCGTCGACCCCCACAATCATCGCTCCTTGAAGCTCTTAAGAAGCGTCGGTCTGATCTACGACAGCGAAATCATGTTTGCTGGCTGCGACTATGCGGATCATCTCTATACACTGGGTTAG
- a CDS encoding TauD/TfdA dioxygenase family protein yields the protein MTGFQKDTDIDCPQAMHPIVRTHPETGRKALFVNRTCTTKIIGLSDSESTAILEMLFQHAEHINYQIRFRWSLNDMAFWDNRCCMHRAIWDYWPEERKGRRVTVKGDKPV from the coding sequence GTGACCGGGTTTCAGAAGGATACAGATATTGATTGCCCGCAGGCGATGCATCCGATTGTGCGGACCCATCCCGAAACGGGACGCAAGGCGCTCTTTGTGAACCGCACTTGTACCACCAAGATCATCGGACTGTCCGATAGCGAAAGCACCGCCATTCTGGAGATGCTGTTTCAACACGCCGAACATATCAACTATCAGATCCGTTTCCGCTGGTCGCTGAACGACATGGCGTTTTGGGATAACCGCTGCTGCATGCATCGGGCGATCTGGGATTATTGGCCAGAAGAGCGTAAGGGCAGACGCGTGACGGTGAAGGGCGACAAGCCTGTCTAG